From the genome of Eisenibacter elegans DSM 3317:
CAATTGGCTAAAGCCAATTATGCGCAAGCACATCAAATTTTTGAATCTATACTCAGGCAGGATGCTTGCCAGCCCTTGGCCAACTATGGCTTGGCGCTGATGTATTCGGGTCAAACATCTACAGGTTTTGATCGATGGCGGGCTTTTGAGTACATTCAGAATGTACCGGATAGGTTGGTGGCCGCCGACCGCGAAATCCTCCAAAAATATACGCCACACTGGGAACAAGTACCGCCTATCCGAGCCTTGATTTATGACAGTCTGTATGCCTACTGGCACGCACAGGTACTTGCTCAAGACCGTACAGAGCTATACGAACATTTTTTGGAGGCCTGCGCCAACACACGCTGGGCTCCTGTGGTTGCTTCTGCGTATCACCAACGCGTATTTACCGAAGTGTGCGCCCTTGATGAGCCCAATGCCTATGAGTGGTTTATACAGAGCTTCCCCGAAGCCGAACCCGTCATACAGGCCAAACAAGAGCGCTATCGTTGGGCCTATGCAGAGGCGTGTTTGTCGAACAAGCTGAGTGCTTATCAGGATTTTGTCCGCCAATACCCCGACGCACCACAAGTAGCGGAAGCGATGGAGCGCATCGCCCTCAAACAAAAGTACAACAAGGCCTTTTTGTTGGGGAAGACTTACCCGGCAGCCCATCCCTTATTTGTGAGAGTGAGAGCCGAGCATACACCCAAGGCCGAAATGTATATGCACCGCGAGGCATATGAGGCCTTTTCAAGGATGTATGAGGCAGCGCTGCGCGATGGGGTCAAGCTTAGCATTATCTCCGGAATGCGCACTTTTGAGCAACAGGCTATGATTTGGAACTATAAATGGAGCAAGCTCAAAGGCGATGGTATCAGCCGAGCGCAAAATATTATGGTTTATAGCTCTATGCCGGGTATCTCACGACACCACTGGGGGACAGATGTAGACCTCAACCATCTCACCAATAGCTATTTTGATAAAGGGGAAGGAAAGAAAGTATATGATTGGCTGTTGCGCCATGCCCGTGAATTTGGCTTTTATCAAGTTTTTGATGGGCACGAGCGCGCCTATGCCGAAGAACGCTGGCATTGGTCGTATATGCCCGTAGCTGATGTCTGCCTACAAGAGTATCTCTCAGAAATCAGCTATGATGACCTTCGGGGCTTTGTCGGCGAAGAACTTGCCCCTCAACTGAGGGTTATCGAGCGTTATGTCAAAGGGGAAGGCTTGCGGACGGAGTAAGCTCAAGCCCTGCCGGAGTATGACACCATAACAGCGGCAGCGCTGCCCCCATATTAAACTCATCCCTTCTATAGCCAAGTTTAGCCCTTCCGTTACTCGGTTGGTCAGAAAATGCTTTCTCTTGAGACCTTAGCTCCCGTATTTTGTCTAAAACAACAGTCAAAATACTACTATGAGAAACGCCTGTCTACTCCTATTTTTCTGCTGCGCTTTGGCGCAAGCCGGCCTAGTCCAATATGTCAATACATCTTGGCATTGCAAGACCGTCCACAAAGCAAAATCACGACTGGCGCTACCTATATTGATAAAGTACGGCAGCTTCTTGAGCTCTAAGCTACTTGCCAGCACATTTCCCAAGCCCCACGATACTGGGGCAGGAAATGGGGAAAGGGAATACGGACGTGGTTTGTTTTTTTAAACCCCTGCCGGAGATAAAAATCTACCGAAGGGCTACTGTCCATCGCCTTGAGCCATATTGCCTCAAAGCCTTCGGCTTTGGCGACGGCCTTGCAGTAGTTGACCACAGCTGTGCCAAGCCCCTTGCCAGTAACTTCGGGGATGAGGTAGAGGCGTTCTAGTTCCAAGCTTCGGGCTTGCGGACGGTTACGGTTGAGCTTTAGCAAGCCCACAGGGGTGTTTTCCCAATAAATGCCATAAAATTGTACTTCGGCTTGTGTGGCTTCTTGGGCAAATACTGCTGCCGAAAAATGATGTTGGAGATAGTATGCGCCGGCATCATCCCAAAGATAGCGGTAGACGGCAGTATAAGCCCGCACGCCCACCTCGCTGATGAGCGGGAGGGTTTTGGGCGTACAAGGGATGATTTCGAGGAGATGTAGGGGGGATGTATTATTCACCTTTGTAACCAGATTCTATAAAAAGCGCCTTGGCATCTTGTGTGGCCATCAGTTCGGCCAGAGAGGTCTTTGTTTTGCGTCGGTACTTCTGTACTATTTTCCAACCCAGCCATCGACCCAAACGCCCAGGGGCTTTATTGCCTATTTCGGCTACATAGGGTCGTTCGTTGAGATAGGCGCTTTTGGTCAGTTGACTGGTACTATAAAACACATTGCGCTCAATAAAATGAGACCACATCAGCTTTTTGTTCTCTTCTTGGTCTAGACGGAGCATTTCTTCGCTGTTGTAGCCGGCGATGATAGAATCAGGTGTACAAGGCACGACAGATTTTACAAATTCGTAGGCCTTGCCATAATCAATCATTTCGGCTAGTACAGTTTGGTCTTTCTGTACTTCTGTTTGGTTGAATTGGGCGGAGAGTGCCAGCATCAAGGTCGGAACAATGTAGTTTTTGCGGTAGCGCTTCCAGATGTAGAGCGGCATATCGGGTGGGCGGTAGCGGGAGGTTTCGCCTAAGAAAAAATCGAGACTGATGACCATCAGCCGAGGCGAAACATAGAGATCGTTGCCATAAAACGCCCGAAGGCCGGTGATGGTGGTGTATATTTTGGGTGGGTTGAAATCGGGGAAGGCTTGTTTGACACGCTTGAGCGCCAAGGTAAGTTCGGCCTCCAGTTCTGAGAGATCAGCAAAGGCCTGGCGTACATCTTGGTAGAGTGTGTCGAGATAAGGGTTATTGACCATATCGGAGAGCACAGCCACGATGACAGAATCAGGGATTTGTTTGCCTTCTTTGAGGTATTCGCGGGCAAATTCGGGATGCGCTTGTAGCAGTTGGAGCAAGCCTTGAGGGCTTTTGTCAGCAAAAAGCTGGTTTTCGAGGCGGATGATGTTGATATTGAGCGGAATGGCCTCTAGCGCAGGGTCTGACTGGCAAGCATCTTGATTATTGCAGGATGTTTGGGTTAACAAACACAGGCTGATGCCTAAAAAGAGGCCAAAACGAACGTAACGGGATAAGGTTGTTTGATGACGCATTAGGGCGAATGGGGTAGGGTTTGTGGAGAGGCGAAAATACACAATTTAGCCCATTTTTTTGTGGTTTGTATTAGTCCTTATCTAAGGCACATAAGAGTGCATAAAATTTTTGATCAAGTTTATCAACCCTTTTGGCTTGAGGGTGTTGCCCCTCGTAGTTTAGACGTTGTTGGTAGCTGAGCAAGGCCAAACTAACCAAGCGCATTTCCTGTACGGAGAGTCGTAGCGTTTCCTTGGTGGTTTGGGGAGCAGTGTGGTGACGTGGCCGCCAAATACGCTGTAACAATGTATTGATAGACTTCATAACGAATGTATTTTTAGCAAAAATAAATTATTTACGCTAAAAATAAAAACACTTGCTATTTTTTTTAGCATACATCAAGATGACTTGAGCTGTAAGGCCTGATACTGATTGGTGAGTTCGAGGTATTTGCAGCGAAAATAGAGCTTAGCACGCCCTAGGTCTTGCTCATATTGTTTGATTTTTGATTCTTCTATATAGGCTTGGAGCACTGCCTCGCTTGTTTCGAGATCTTTGGCCTTGGCTTCAAAAAGGTTTTTTTGTGCCTTTGATTTTTCGAGCGCCTTGACCAAAATTTGTTCGTTGGCTTCGAGCCGTGTTTTATACTTTTCTAGTTCGTCTTGTCGAAGCCGCATCGTCTCTTGGGTAGCTTGTAGCTCTTCGAGGTTTTGCCGTAGCTCTTCCTCGGCGGCGTGTTGTGCTTCTACCGAAGTTTTTAGCGCTTTCTCATTGATCTTTGATTTTTCGAGCGCCTTGACCAAAATTTGTTCGTTGGCTTCGAGGCGGTCTTTGTATCTTTCTAGTTCCTCTTGTTTGGCGCGCATGGCCTCTTGGGTAGCTTGTAGTTCTTCGAGGTTTTGGCGTAACTCCTCTTCGGCGGCTTGCTGCGCTTCTACAGATGCTTTGAGGGCTTCTGCGTTGGCCTTTGATTTTTCGAGCGCCTTGGTCAAGATTTGTTCGTTGGCTTCGAGGCGGTCTTTATATTTTTCGAGCTCAATTTGCTTCTTGGCCATGGCCTCTTGGGTAGCTTGTAGCTCTTCGAGGTTTTGGCGTAGCTCTTCTTCAGAGGCTTGTACTCGTTGGTAGGCTTCCTGCATTTCAATATCACGCTGTACACGTTCGGTGATATCTTGTGCCATTCCGATAACCATCACATGGTCGTGGCTGTTTTTGTTTATGCGGATTGATGCCTGGAAGTGCCTCCAGTCTGTAAATGTAGGGTGTTTTAGCCTAAACTGATACTTATAGACTTGGTCTTGGGCATCTGCGATGGCCTGAGGAATCAAATCATATAGGAGGCTATTGTCTTCGGGGTGTATGATATTGTTAATGTCATCTAGTTGGAGCTCCGTTCCTTCGGGGTAGCCATACAGCGTAGCCAAGTTGGGTGAATGAAACAGCTCCTGAGTCGTTATATTGATTTCAAAGCCGGCCATTTGTGCCATTTTTTCAGCTACAGCCAAGAGTGCTTGTTGGTCAGCTAGGGCTTGTTTTTGCTCTTGTAGCGCCTCTTGGGTAGCTTGTAGCTCTTCGAGGTTTTGGCGCATTTCTTCTTCTTGTGCCAATAGTTCTTCGGCCTTGGCTTGACTTTCTTCTAAGAGTTTTTTGTTGAGGTCATTGTTGATAAGGCTTTCGAGCACGGCGCTCATATTGGCGGCCATTTTGGGCAAAACTTGGCGGTATTTTTTTTCGAGTTGGTGGATATAAACCAACTCCACAGCGCCATAGGTTTTTCCTCCAAAAATCAGGGGCATTACCTGTATACACACAGCCTGTAGCTGGCCTGTAGTGTGTGAGAGTGTTACATTTTTGGCGGGGATGCCATCGAAGAATAAGTGCTTTTCGGAGGCGATGGCCTGCCCTACTACTCCTTCTCCCAGCGCATATACCTGTTGGGGGAGCTTGGCCAATGCACAAGCATAGGTGGCATAAGCCTCGGCTTTTTGTGCTTCGCGGTTATATAGATACAACACACCGCTAAAGGCATTGGTAAACATAGCCAGCTCTTCGAGCAATATGTCACAAAACTCCTGAAGTGATTTGGCATAATTGACCCGCAGTGTGTCATCAAAAGTACTCAGACTCTTCTCTTCCCACAGCTTACGTTGATACTCAGCCTCTTGGGTTAGCTCTTCGGGTGTTTGGAGGTTTTGGGTATCCATAATGTGCTTAGCTATTTTGTGGAGGTTGTTGGGTTAGTTTCAGTTGTAGATCCTCTAGGGCTTGTTGTTTTTGTGCCAACATTTTTTTGAG
Proteins encoded in this window:
- a CDS encoding M15 family metallopeptidase; protein product: MKYRFVFWISTLAIVLAWQTPAVAQDLKKGFKQLAKANYAQAHQIFESILRQDACQPLANYGLALMYSGQTSTGFDRWRAFEYIQNVPDRLVAADREILQKYTPHWEQVPPIRALIYDSLYAYWHAQVLAQDRTELYEHFLEACANTRWAPVVASAYHQRVFTEVCALDEPNAYEWFIQSFPEAEPVIQAKQERYRWAYAEACLSNKLSAYQDFVRQYPDAPQVAEAMERIALKQKYNKAFLLGKTYPAAHPLFVRVRAEHTPKAEMYMHREAYEAFSRMYEAALRDGVKLSIISGMRTFEQQAMIWNYKWSKLKGDGISRAQNIMVYSSMPGISRHHWGTDVDLNHLTNSYFDKGEGKKVYDWLLRHAREFGFYQVFDGHERAYAEERWHWSYMPVADVCLQEYLSEISYDDLRGFVGEELAPQLRVIERYVKGEGLRTE
- a CDS encoding GNAT family N-acetyltransferase, whose product is MNNTSPLHLLEIIPCTPKTLPLISEVGVRAYTAVYRYLWDDAGAYYLQHHFSAAVFAQEATQAEVQFYGIYWENTPVGLLKLNRNRPQARSLELERLYLIPEVTGKGLGTAVVNYCKAVAKAEGFEAIWLKAMDSSPSVDFYLRQGFKKTNHVRIPFPHFLPQYRGAWEMCWQVA
- a CDS encoding GAF domain-containing protein, translated to MDTQNLQTPEELTQEAEYQRKLWEEKSLSTFDDTLRVNYAKSLQEFCDILLEELAMFTNAFSGVLYLYNREAQKAEAYATYACALAKLPQQVYALGEGVVGQAIASEKHLFFDGIPAKNVTLSHTTGQLQAVCIQVMPLIFGGKTYGAVELVYIHQLEKKYRQVLPKMAANMSAVLESLINNDLNKKLLEESQAKAEELLAQEEEMRQNLEELQATQEALQEQKQALADQQALLAVAEKMAQMAGFEINITTQELFHSPNLATLYGYPEGTELQLDDINNIIHPEDNSLLYDLIPQAIADAQDQVYKYQFRLKHPTFTDWRHFQASIRINKNSHDHVMVIGMAQDITERVQRDIEMQEAYQRVQASEEELRQNLEELQATQEAMAKKQIELEKYKDRLEANEQILTKALEKSKANAEALKASVEAQQAAEEELRQNLEELQATQEAMRAKQEELERYKDRLEANEQILVKALEKSKINEKALKTSVEAQHAAEEELRQNLEELQATQETMRLRQDELEKYKTRLEANEQILVKALEKSKAQKNLFEAKAKDLETSEAVLQAYIEESKIKQYEQDLGRAKLYFRCKYLELTNQYQALQLKSS